A stretch of Gallus gallus isolate bGalGal1 chromosome 2, bGalGal1.mat.broiler.GRCg7b, whole genome shotgun sequence DNA encodes these proteins:
- the MC5R gene encoding melanocortin receptor 5 isoform b (isoform b is encoded by transcript variant 4), whose translation MLVSVSNAWETITIYLINNRHIIMEDAFVRHIDNVFDSLICISVVASMCSLLAIAVDRYITIFYALRYHNIMTVKRSGLIIACIWTFCTGCGIIFILYYESTYVIICLITMFFTMLFLMVSLYIHMFLLARTHVKKIAALPGYNSVHQRTSMKGAITLTMLLGIFIVCWAPFFLHLILMISCPQNLYCVCFMSHFNMYLILIMCNSVIDPLIYAFRSQEMRKTFKEIICCYSVRMVCGLSNKY comes from the coding sequence ATGCTGGTTAGCGTGTCTAATGCTTGGGAGACCATAACAATATACTTAATAAACAATAGGCACATAATTATGGAAGATGCCTTCGTCCGTCATATAGACAATGTCTTTGATTCACTGATCTGCATATCTGTGGTGGCTTCCATGTGCAGTTTGCTGGCAATAGCAGTAGACAGATATATCACTATCTTCTATGCCCTGCGTTACCACAACATCATGACAGTGAAAAGATCGGGGCTTATCATTGCATGCATTTGGACCTTTTGCACAGGCTGTGGCATTATCTTTATTCTTTATTATGAATCAACTTATGTTATAATTTGTCTCATCACTATGTTTTTTACCATGCTGTTCCTCATGGTTTCACTGTACATCCATATGTTCCTCCTGGCTCGTACTCACGTGAAGAAAATAGCTGCTTTGCCTGGGTACAACTCTGTCCATCAAAGAACCAGCATGAAGGGAGCCATCACTTTGACTATGCTTCTCGGCATCTTCATTGTTTGCTGGGCTCCATTCTTCCTCCATCTCATCCTGATGATCTCCTGCCCTCAAAACCTCTACTGCGTTTGCTTCATGTCTCACTTCAACATGTACCTCATTCTCATTATGTGCAACTCAGTGATCGATCCCTTGATCTATGCCTTTCGTAGCCAGGAAATGAGGAAGACTTTCAAAGAGATAATTTGTTGCTATAGCGTGAGAATGGTCTGTGGGTTATCAAACAAatattag
- the MC5R gene encoding melanocortin receptor 5 isoform X1 yields the protein MNTSSQLYVSELNLSAFGSNFTVPTVKSKSSPCEQVVIAAEVFLTLGIVSLLENILVICAIVKNKNLHSPMYFFVCSLAVADMLVSVSNAWETITIYLINNRHIIMEDAFVRHIDNVFDSLICISVVASMCSLLAIAVDRYITIFYALRYHNIMTVKRSGLIIACIWTFCTGCGIIFILYYESTYVIICLITMFFTMLFLMVSLYIHMFLLARTHVKKIAALPGYNSVHQRTSMKGAITLTMLLGIFIVCWAPFFLHLILMISCPQNLYCVCFMSHFNMYLILIMCNSVIDPLIYAFRSQEMRKTFKEIICCYSVRMVCGLSNKY from the coding sequence ATGAACACATCCTCGCAACTGTATGTTTCTGAACTAAACCTGAGTGCCTTTGGCAGCAACTTTACTGTGCCTACTGTCAAGAGCAAGTCATCACCATGTGAGCAAGTGGTCATTGCAGCTGAGGTGTTCCTAACCCTGGGCATTGTAAGCCTCCTTGAAAATATCTTAGTGATATGTGCAATAGTTAAGAACAAGAACTTACATTCAcccatgtatttttttgtttgcagtttAGCAGTGGCTGACATGCTGGTTAGCGTGTCTAATGCTTGGGAGACCATAACAATATACTTAATAAACAATAGGCACATAATTATGGAAGATGCCTTCGTCCGTCATATAGACAATGTCTTTGATTCACTGATCTGCATATCTGTGGTGGCTTCCATGTGCAGTTTGCTGGCAATAGCAGTAGACAGATATATCACTATCTTCTATGCCCTGCGTTACCACAACATCATGACAGTGAAAAGATCGGGGCTTATCATTGCATGCATTTGGACCTTTTGCACAGGCTGTGGCATTATCTTTATTCTTTATTATGAATCAACTTATGTTATAATTTGTCTCATCACTATGTTTTTTACCATGCTGTTCCTCATGGTTTCACTGTACATCCATATGTTCCTCCTGGCTCGTACTCACGTGAAGAAAATAGCTGCTTTGCCTGGGTACAACTCTGTCCATCAAAGAACCAGCATGAAGGGAGCCATCACTTTGACTATGCTTCTCGGCATCTTCATTGTTTGCTGGGCTCCATTCTTCCTCCATCTCATCCTGATGATCTCCTGCCCTCAAAACCTCTACTGCGTTTGCTTCATGTCTCACTTCAACATGTACCTCATTCTCATTATGTGCAACTCAGTGATCGATCCCTTGATCTATGCCTTTCGTAGCCAGGAAATGAGGAAGACTTTCAAAGAGATAATTTGTTGCTATAGCGTGAGAATGGTCTGTGGGTTATCAAACAAatattag